The Streptococcus downei MFe28 DNA window TCTCTTCATTTTAAAATTCAACAAAAAGCTCATTAAGAATAAACCGTATCAATATCTTGTATTTTTTAACGAAGTCTATCTACTACAATAATCCGGTAATTCCATAACATAGAAGACGTGAAATGTTAAACGAGATTAGTTCTAATAATATATAACAAACTAAATCAAAGTTAAAAAGTAGGCAGCTAAATCTGATATGCATTTATATTGAAAGATTGCCGCTGGATTAATTTCAACGTTTAACTTTTTTCTCATCTTATTTATGACTTTCAGAGCTTGTACCGAAGTGATGCCTAATTTAAAAAAACTGGTGTTTTCATCAATATCATCAGCATCACAGCCGATAATCTCTGCTAAAGTCATTTTCATGTAATTAATTAACTGTTCTTTATCCAATTTTACGATCCTTTCATTATTCTAAACAAGCAGCAATACCATTATAGAAGGGCAGTTCCTGGTAAAAGATTATTAAGTTCCTGTATGATGTCATAGGCATCAGCAACAACTGCATAATTGGCATAATCAAAAATAGGGGCAGCCGGATCATTATTAACGGCGATTATGATATCAGAATTTCTCATTCCAACCAGATGCTGACTTGCTCCCGAAACACCAAAAGACACATATAGCCGGGGAGAAATACTTTTCCCAGACTGCCCTACTTGTCTGCTGCTGTCAATTAACCCTTCTTCAACAACGGGTCTTGTTGCTATGACACCGGCGTTATATTTTTCCGCTAATTTATTGATTCCGCTTAAACATTCCGGTGAAGATGCTCCTCTTCCTACGCAAAATACAGTTGAAAAATGATTAATGTTAACTTCCTCATTGTTAGATGGAAGATAGCTACTCTCTAAACACTCTTCTTCAACATCCCAATGTTTATCATTTGGAACAACAGGCTGGATAGTCATATCTTGAACAGGAGTGACTTCATTTATTTTAAAGACACCTTCCTTGATCGTTCCCATATTTATATCGCAATTAATTCCGATAATTTGTGCAACAACAGAATCACTCATTGCTGCCCTTGAAAAAATATAGCCTTTTTTATCATCATATACGGCATCAATACAGTCTGCTGTTAGACCTATCTCCAATCTTGAAGACAAAGTGGCTGCTATCGTTTTTCCAAATTCTGTTGCCTGAAACAACACTAATTGAGGACTGTCCGTTATCATTATTTTTTGGGCAAGATCGCAGTAATCCCAATTTTTAAGTTTATCGGCAGTTCCGTAATATAAGACATCAGTACCATATTTAGCAAATTCAGCAGTATCTATCTCATCTGTACTATTTATAAATAAAACACAAACTTGATGACCGCTCTCCTCGCTAAGTTGATGTGCTTTAGAAATCATCTGTTTCATATGATCGGAAAAGCCATTTCCATAATCACATACCACCAATATTCCACCAGAATTTTTTGACATCAAATAACACCTCCTAATCTCTCAATGTACCAAAATATCTCTAATCTTTTGAGCAATTTCAGTTGTAGTTCCCTCTAATACAACCTTATCCTTCTGCTTATCAAAACGCTTGCTTGTCTTTCTGACTTTTGTTCTAGAACCTTTTAAGCCACATCTACTGATATCAGCATCTAAATCGTCAACGTTTAGATAATGAATGCTCTTTTTCTTAGCCCTTTTTATCGCTATAAGACTAATATCATCCGCTTTTAGTATAAAATTATTGTATCTGACGATAACGGGCAGGTGAGTTTGCATGGTATAAGTTTTATCAGTATCACTCTTTCGGTAGGTGATTTTAGAATCTGTTAACTCAATAATGTTATCAGCCCGAATAATTCTTCTGATACCCAATCTTTCACCTAATCCTTGTGGAACCTGTCCCGTTTCACCATCAATAGATTTAACGCCGCATATGACAGCAATGACATTGTCAAACTGTTTAATTGCCTGTCCCAAAATATAAGCGGTAGCTACTGTATCAGAACCAGCAAACAATCGATCGCTGATTAGATAAGCATCGTCTGCTCCTAGAGCAAGTGCCCTTCGTAAAACACATTCAGCGCTCTTACTTCCCATGCATATACAGATAATTTTGATATCAGCATTGGTTTGTTTTATAGAAACCAGATTTTTTAAAGCCATGCTATCATATGGATTCATCTGAAAGGGGTCTTGTTCTACTTGATTAGGCATTTTAAATAAGGCTTTGCTAACCGGTTTCAAGCATAAAATAATATTTTTAGTCATTTTGCAACCTCTTTCAATTTACCAACTCATGACTTTTGCCATCTCATATATAGTATTTCTTTGCATTTCATTAGTGCCGGAATAAATTGTACTGGCTAAAGCATCTCTGAGCTCTCTTTCGATATCATACTCTTTTGTATATCCATAAGCCCCAAATATTTGCAGAGCATCACGGCATGTTTTAATATAGTTTTCACTGACATAAGTTTTAAAAATAGATACCTCTGCATATGCCATTTTTTGATGGTCTTTCAACCATGCAATTTTATATAACATCAACCGTGATAATTCAATGGCTATTTTCATCTCAGCAATTTTATGGGAGATTGATTGGTTATCACCGATACTTTTGCCAAATTGTTTTCTCGTTTTTGCTTGTTCTATACAGTCTTCCATTACTCTTTGCATAGCTCCAACATGCGGCGCAAATTCAAAGCACCTTTCCCACTCGATTGCCTGGGTCAAAATTGTACTACCAGATCCTAATCTCCCTAAAATATTCTCCTTAGGGACTTTAACATTTTCAAGCACAACTTCACTGGTGGGGCAGGCAAGCAGACCCATTTTATCAATATTAGGACCTACTTTTACCCCTTCAGATTCTCTATCAACAACAAAAGCAGTTAGTTTTTTAGCAGGCTCTTGTTGAGTTACTGCAAAAACAATAAAAATATCTGCAATAGGTCCATTTGAAATAAACATTTTACTTCCATTAAGAACATAATGATCCCCTTCTTCTTTTGCCGTTGTCACCATGGCAAAAGCATCGGAGCCTGAATTAGCTTCAGTGATAGCTATTGCACCTTTTTTCTCCCCTGTGACCATAACTGGTATATACTTATCTTTTAATTCTTTTGAACCATGTAAATAAATAACATTTTGAGAGACCCAGACATGATTATTAACAACAAAGATAAAACCGTTATTTTTACACGAGTAGCCAAGTGCCTCATATACCGTCGCTGCAGTTTGGTAATTCTCTGCTAACCCTCCATATTCTTCCCCAATATTCAATCCAAGTAAACCAAACTCAGAAATTTTCTTCCACATTTCTTCACTGTATTCTTCTAAATATTGTTCATTATTTAGATTTTCTTTAGCAAAATTGGTGATTTCTTTTTTATATTCCTTTTGTTCTTGCGAAAGTGAAAAATCCATATTTCTATTCTCCTTATTCAACAACGACATTGACGTAAGTAGGTATACTTCTTTCTTGACTCATATCAGCTTCTAACATCAAGACATCATTCTCGTTTTTGTCAATTTCCTTAAAACCATTAAATTTGTATGTTATGTACATAATTCTGTTCCGAACGGTCGGGACAAATTGTGCTCGTACTTTGACTCCTTGCTGTCTAGCCTCATTGCAGATATGATTCAATAAGATATTTCCGACACCTCGCGACATTACCCGACAAGACATAATAAGCAGCTTGATTTCCCAGATATCTGCGTACTTTTCAAACAATGCCAAGCCGATTGTCCCATAACTGCCATATTTATCATCAAGTCTTGTAACCAGCACCTCATATTTATCATCAGTAATACAATCGCAAAGTTCATCATAGCTATAAATATAACCTGTGGAATTTAACTGATGCGTTCTTACCGTCAATTCCTCAACGCGCTGAAGGTCGCTTTTCTGTGCTTTGCTAATTATGAAATTCATACTTAAAGAGCTTAAAAACGCCTCTTGATTGCCCGTAAATTCTTTTTCAACAGTATTTCTTTTAATATCATTTTGATATAATAGTCTGCGATTGTGAGAATCAGATGTAAGAAATCTAGGTTTCATACAGTCCATATCTAAAATCTTATCTAACCGTTCAGCATCTATGACTCTCACTTCAGGATAGGCAAATTGAACCTCCTCAAGTTCAAATGGCTGATCATCTATAAAAGCTAAAGTATCACTACCTATATTGATACTTTTAGCAATTGTTTGAACTGCTTGTGATTTAGGATTCCAGCTTATTTGTGGATAAATAAAATATTCCCATAAACCAAATTCTTCTAACTTTTTCCTAGCTATATCATAATCATTTTTACTGCTGATAGATTGAAGGATGCCTCTGTTATCAAGTTCTCTAATGATTGTTTTTATGTTATCTTTCAGCGTGACCTGATCCGACTCTGCCAGTATGCCTTCCCATATTGTATTATCAAGATCCCAGATAACGCATTTTACTTTTTCAGCATTCATATAATCACATCCTGTTGTCAAGCATTAACTTTCTTTTCTAAAAGAGCAACAATAGAATTGATATCCTTAAAGTTTTCAATATCCAATTCTTCATTTTCGAAGTTAATATCATAATAATCCTCAAGAAAACTTACTAATTGCATTGTGAATAATGAATTAACAAGTCCCGTTTCAAAAATATTATCGTCATCGTCAATTGTGCTTTCGTCAAAATATTTCCCTAAGAATTCTCTAAGTGTTTTTTTCATTTTGTTTTCCTCCGTTAATCATCCATAACATTAATAGCGATAAAAGCCTTTTTTATTCTTTTTGCCACAGTGACCCATTTCAACTTTTCGACGAATCAATGGGCATACTCTAAATTTTGGATCCTCATAGTCTTTATATAAAACTTCCAAAGAGTCCTTTACTGTATCTAATCCTATTAAATCTGCGGTTTCCAACGGTCCCATTTTATGACCAAATGCTTTTTTGAAAATATTATCAATCTGTTTAGGATCTGCTACGCCTTCATATACTAGGAAAGCCGCCTCATTCATAAATAAATGTGACAATCGGTTAGATACAAAGCCTGCACTGTCATGGACAGCTTCAAAGTCAATTCCGACATGAGCTAATAGTTCAAAGACTTTCTCTTGTGTGTCCTTTGAAGTCTGGCAACCCAAAATAACTTCGGCAAAGTTTTTTACTGGAACTGGATTCATAAAGTGAACGCCAATTATCTTATCTGGTTTTCGGGTGTAAGAGCCTAATCTTGTAATCGGTATGCATGAAGTATTTGCTAAGTAAATACAATTATCACCAACTACTTCGTCTACTTGTTTATAAACCGATTTCTTGGCTTCTTCTTGTTCAACGATATTTTCAACTATAAAATCAGCCGTTTTGAGGTCTGAATAGTTACTCGCCACTTTAATGTTTGCTACAATATCGTCTTCATTCAAGGTTTTATCGAACATTTTTTTCATTTTTATGCTTCTTGTAATGTCGGAAATCACCTTACTTGCTACTTTATCATCGTTATCAAGGATAATGACTTGGTAACCATAATTAGCGAAGCGCTCCGCAACACCTTTGCCCATTACACCCGCACCTATAATTCCTATTTCTGGTTTCATTCTTATCACCTCCTATCCGCTCAAATCTCTATTTCGGACATAATGTCATTAATCTTATTTTTTCTATTAGTAATAGACGTTTGTGATTTGTCCCACGGTCCGAGAAATTCTTTTCGGTAGATGACCCCATCTAATAAAAACCATACCTGATTAGCCTTGGCAGCTACTAAAGGGTCATGCGTAACAAGCATGATAGTACTTCCTTTGTGATTAATGTCAACAAATAAATCCATGATTTCTTCTGAAGACTTAGAGTTTAGCGACCCCGTAGGCTCGTCTGCAAGAACTAGTTTAGGATCATTCATAAAACTGCGGCATATACTGACTCTTTGTGCTTGCCCACCAGATAAAGACATCGTATCCCTATCTGCTAATTCAATAATTCCAGTTAATGTCATCAATTTATTTGCTTTA harbors:
- a CDS encoding acyl carrier protein, producing MDKEQLINYMKMTLAEIIGCDADDIDENTSFFKLGITSVQALKVINKMRKKLNVEINPAAIFQYKCISDLAAYFLTLI
- a CDS encoding electron transfer flavoprotein subunit alpha/FixB family protein; the encoded protein is MSKNSGGILVVCDYGNGFSDHMKQMISKAHQLSEESGHQVCVLFINSTDEIDTAEFAKYGTDVLYYGTADKLKNWDYCDLAQKIMITDSPQLVLFQATEFGKTIAATLSSRLEIGLTADCIDAVYDDKKGYIFSRAAMSDSVVAQIIGINCDINMGTIKEGVFKINEVTPVQDMTIQPVVPNDKHWDVEEECLESSYLPSNNEEVNINHFSTVFCVGRGASSPECLSGINKLAEKYNAGVIATRPVVEEGLIDSSRQVGQSGKSISPRLYVSFGVSGASQHLVGMRNSDIIIAVNNDPAAPIFDYANYAVVADAYDIIQELNNLLPGTALL
- a CDS encoding electron transfer flavoprotein subunit beta/FixA family protein, whose translation is MTKNIILCLKPVSKALFKMPNQVEQDPFQMNPYDSMALKNLVSIKQTNADIKIICICMGSKSAECVLRRALALGADDAYLISDRLFAGSDTVATAYILGQAIKQFDNVIAVICGVKSIDGETGQVPQGLGERLGIRRIIRADNIIELTDSKITYRKSDTDKTYTMQTHLPVIVRYNNFILKADDISLIAIKRAKKKSIHYLNVDDLDADISRCGLKGSRTKVRKTSKRFDKQKDKVVLEGTTTEIAQKIRDILVH
- a CDS encoding acyl-CoA dehydrogenase family protein; protein product: MDFSLSQEQKEYKKEITNFAKENLNNEQYLEEYSEEMWKKISEFGLLGLNIGEEYGGLAENYQTAATVYEALGYSCKNNGFIFVVNNHVWVSQNVIYLHGSKELKDKYIPVMVTGEKKGAIAITEANSGSDAFAMVTTAKEEGDHYVLNGSKMFISNGPIADIFIVFAVTQQEPAKKLTAFVVDRESEGVKVGPNIDKMGLLACPTSEVVLENVKVPKENILGRLGSGSTILTQAIEWERCFEFAPHVGAMQRVMEDCIEQAKTRKQFGKSIGDNQSISHKIAEMKIAIELSRLMLYKIAWLKDHQKMAYAEVSIFKTYVSENYIKTCRDALQIFGAYGYTKEYDIERELRDALASTIYSGTNEMQRNTIYEMAKVMSW
- a CDS encoding HAD-IIIC family phosphatase — translated: MNAEKVKCVIWDLDNTIWEGILAESDQVTLKDNIKTIIRELDNRGILQSISSKNDYDIARKKLEEFGLWEYFIYPQISWNPKSQAVQTIAKSINIGSDTLAFIDDQPFELEEVQFAYPEVRVIDAERLDKILDMDCMKPRFLTSDSHNRRLLYQNDIKRNTVEKEFTGNQEAFLSSLSMNFIISKAQKSDLQRVEELTVRTHQLNSTGYIYSYDELCDCITDDKYEVLVTRLDDKYGSYGTIGLALFEKYADIWEIKLLIMSCRVMSRGVGNILLNHICNEARQQGVKVRAQFVPTVRNRIMYITYKFNGFKEIDKNENDVLMLEADMSQERSIPTYVNVVVE
- a CDS encoding phosphopantetheine-binding protein — protein: MKKTLREFLGKYFDESTIDDDDNIFETGLVNSLFTMQLVSFLEDYYDINFENEELDIENFKDINSIVALLEKKVNA
- a CDS encoding 3-hydroxyacyl-CoA dehydrogenase family protein codes for the protein MKPEIGIIGAGVMGKGVAERFANYGYQVIILDNDDKVASKVISDITRSIKMKKMFDKTLNEDDIVANIKVASNYSDLKTADFIVENIVEQEEAKKSVYKQVDEVVGDNCIYLANTSCIPITRLGSYTRKPDKIIGVHFMNPVPVKNFAEVILGCQTSKDTQEKVFELLAHVGIDFEAVHDSAGFVSNRLSHLFMNEAAFLVYEGVADPKQIDNIFKKAFGHKMGPLETADLIGLDTVKDSLEVLYKDYEDPKFRVCPLIRRKVEMGHCGKKNKKGFYRY
- a CDS encoding ABC transporter ATP-binding protein, encoding MRTILSVKNLRKQFDDGKQKTANVLNDISFDVEKADFIAIMGPSGSGKSTLLYNISGMDQPSSGDIILEGKNIGELSQVELADIRLRKFGYVFQQPHLINSLTVRENIILAASVLNKQVDTTIADKANKLMTLTGIIELADRDTMSLSGGQAQRVSICRSFMNDPKLVLADEPTGSLNSKSSEEIMDLFVDINHKGSTIMLVTHDPLVAAKANQVWFLLDGVIYRKEFLGPWDKSQTSITNRKNKINDIMSEIEI